In Streptomyces sp. HUAS MG91, the genomic stretch GGCGAGCACCGGTGCCACGGCGGCCGCGCCGTGGATCGGCACGAGCGCGGCGGCCACCACCCCGCCCCCATCGGTGATCATCACGACGTCGGGTGCCATGACCTCCAGCAGGTCCTGCAGCCTGCCGGTGCGCAGCGCGGCCAAAAACCGCTCCACCACCGCCTCCTGCTCCGAGCGGCTCACCCGCACCCGGGGCCGGCGGGCCGCCACGTGCTCACGCGAGCGTTTCGCGATCTGCCGCACCGCGGCCGCCGACTTCCCGACAGCCTCGGCGATCTCCGCATACGGCAGGTCGAAGACCTCACGCAGCACGAACACGGCCCGCTCGGTGGGAGCGAGTGTCTCGAGCACCGTCAGCATCGCGATCGACACGCTCTCCGCGAGCTCGACGTCCTCCGCCACATCGGGGCTGGTCAGCAGCGGCTCCGGGAGCCACTGCCCCACATAGTCCTCACGGCTGCGCGACAGGCTCCGCAGCCGGTTGAGGGACTGGCGGGTGACGGCCCGCACCAGATACGCCCGCGGCTCGCGCACCAGACTGCGGTCGACGTCGGCCCAGCGCAGCCAGGTCTCCTGCAGCACGTCCTCGGCGTCGGCCGCGGAGCCGAGCATCTCGTAGGCCACGGTGAACAGCAGCGCCCGGTGGGCGACGAACGGATCATCGGTCATGGCGTCATGAGTCACACCGATCATGTTGTCAGCCGGCGTCCGACACCTGAGGGCGCTTCACGGCCAACGGGACCTGGCACGCCTCGGAATAGCCCTGCGAGGTGATGCCGTGCGCGGTGTTCACCCGGGTCGACAGGTTCGCGAAACCGATGAACACCGTCAGCTCGACCAGACCCGCCGCACCGAGCTGCTTGAGCAGACTCGCCGACAGCTCGTCGGTGACGGTCGGCGGGGTGTTGGTCATCGCCTCGGAGTACTCCATCACCTCGCGCTCCAGCGGAGTGAACACCTCCGAATCGCGCCAGTTGGGCACCTGGCTGGCCTTGTCCAGATCGAGGTTCTGGTTCAGCGCGGCAAAATAGTTGATGTCCAGGCACCAGCTGCAGCCGACCTGCGCCGCCACCGCCATGTGCGAGAACGTCTTCAGGCTCTCGTCGACCTGGTCCCACGCGGCCACCTTCGCCGAGAACTCCAGATTCGACGTGGCGACGGCCGGCTGGTTGAAGACGACCTCGACCGGCTCCGGCACGGAACCGAGCTGTCGGGCCAGCGCCTCGGCCATCTCGGCGGGCAGCTCGGCCTTGGGGATACGCGGGGCCATGGTGTTCTCCTTCTCGAAAGGCCTTGCGGCCTGGTTGTCATGAAGACACCGCCGCACGCACGAGTGTGACAACCACCCCCGTACGCCGGCGGGCATGCCTGCGCCGCGGCCGAACAGCTCGCTTCAGAGCGCCGGGAACTTCAACAGCTCACCCGCACTGTCGCTCTGGGTGTTGCTGGTGACGTAGATGCCGCCCCGTCTGCTAAAGGGCTGTCCCGTAAGTGGGCGGGGTGAGCAACAGTCCCAGAGCGAAGGGACTGTCTCACGTGGCTGATCCCCGAAGGGCTTGTTGCCACTCGTCCATGACATCGCGGGACTCGTCCAGGGCGGGATCGCGGCTTCTGCCGGCTGCGTAGGCAGGGGACCGGTCTGCGTGGAGCGGTACATGGGCGCAGTACCAGGCCCGCTTGGCGCCTGCTTGTTCCGCGTCCGTGCCGGTCCGTAGGTAGTCGAGCAGTGCGGTCATGACTCGGCGGCGCCCGAAGGCGTAGACCGCGGGTTCGACGAACCAGCGGCAGAAGCTGGGGTCTGGGTCGTAGACGG encodes the following:
- a CDS encoding RNA polymerase sigma-70 factor encodes the protein MTDDPFVAHRALLFTVAYEMLGSAADAEDVLQETWLRWADVDRSLVREPRAYLVRAVTRQSLNRLRSLSRSREDYVGQWLPEPLLTSPDVAEDVELAESVSIAMLTVLETLAPTERAVFVLREVFDLPYAEIAEAVGKSAAAVRQIAKRSREHVAARRPRVRVSRSEQEAVVERFLAALRTGRLQDLLEVMAPDVVMITDGGGVVAAALVPIHGAAAVAPVLARVRQVGDEHGTRAVWLNGTPAGRIEFDGAPTAISVEVAGGRVARIYVVRNPGKLTRLGEPARLAR
- a CDS encoding carboxymuconolactone decarboxylase family protein, with amino-acid sequence MAPRIPKAELPAEMAEALARQLGSVPEPVEVVFNQPAVATSNLEFSAKVAAWDQVDESLKTFSHMAVAAQVGCSWCLDINYFAALNQNLDLDKASQVPNWRDSEVFTPLEREVMEYSEAMTNTPPTVTDELSASLLKQLGAAGLVELTVFIGFANLSTRVNTAHGITSQGYSEACQVPLAVKRPQVSDAG